In a single window of the Dysgonomonadaceae bacterium PH5-43 genome:
- a CDS encoding hypothetical protein (product_source=Hypo-rule applied; cath_funfam=3.30.1360.70; superfamily=55909), with translation MKKFVLFGLLALLFSSCEDDVTQVVEPGSFSKVYSIHIDDMERVVDESGAYFFYSFKERELTNYIFNNGVMQAFLYYKIDGKSTLCPLPFSDFIVDEYNYKWEEQLTVEFQPGYINFILKLDDHAISEGAAYFEYDILVKFLW, from the coding sequence ATGAAGAAGTTTGTATTATTTGGGCTTTTAGCCTTACTGTTTAGTTCGTGCGAAGATGACGTTACTCAGGTTGTAGAGCCTGGAAGTTTTTCAAAAGTGTACAGCATACACATCGATGATATGGAAAGAGTTGTTGATGAAAGCGGAGCGTACTTTTTTTATAGCTTTAAAGAACGAGAATTAACAAACTATATTTTCAACAACGGAGTTATGCAAGCTTTCCTTTATTATAAAATAGACGGAAAAAGTACTCTATGTCCTCTTCCTTTTAGCGACTTTATTGTTGATGAATATAATTATAAATGGGAAGAGCAACTAACCGTAGAGTTTCAACCAGGATATATTAATTTTATATTGAAGTTAGACGACCACGCAATATCTGAGGGAGCAGCTTATTTTGAGTACGATATATTAGTGAAATTTTTGTGGTAA
- a CDS encoding dipeptidase D (product_source=KO:K01270; cath_funfam=3.40.630.10; cog=COG2195; ko=KO:K01270; pfam=PF01546,PF07687; superfamily=53187; tigrfam=TIGR01893): protein MENSILNLKPSNVWKHFYALTQIPRPSGQMEEITKFVENFGKSLKLETLRDEAGNICIRKPATKGYENKKTIILQSHLDMVPQANSDINFDFSQDAIQAYVDGDWVKAKGTTLGADNGIGVAATMAVLEATDLEHGPLEGVFTIDEETGMFGAVAIRPGFIEGKIMLNLDSELDGELYIGCAGGADVEIQFQYEDEEWISKDDIAVKVSLTGLKGGHSGVDIHLGRANANKLMFRFLKEAMQTYNIRLSSISGGTLRNAIPREAFAIIVIDGKDKYDKVKAMIAGYEDLFNQEYKGIENKINFKSEFVDITTDMKLIPKNIQTKLTHAITACPNGVVNMFAELDNTVETSINAAIVKSEEGITDVKFLARSSSESKKMAICSAAESVFALADADSIETGNSYPGWDPNPQSEILAIMSDVYEKQRGEKPKVQVMHAGLECGIILSNVPGLDTVSFGPTIRFPHSPDEKVEIASVEKFWNYLVEILKQAPNK from the coding sequence ATGGAAAACAGCATTTTGAATCTTAAGCCTTCGAATGTTTGGAAGCACTTTTACGCATTAACACAAATTCCTCGTCCTTCAGGACAAATGGAAGAGATAACTAAATTTGTAGAAAACTTTGGTAAATCATTAAAGTTAGAAACTCTTCGCGATGAAGCTGGTAATATATGTATTCGCAAACCAGCAACTAAAGGTTACGAAAATAAAAAAACAATTATTCTGCAATCGCACTTAGATATGGTGCCGCAAGCTAATTCCGACATTAATTTCGATTTCTCTCAAGATGCGATACAGGCTTATGTAGATGGTGATTGGGTAAAAGCTAAAGGAACAACATTAGGAGCCGATAACGGAATAGGAGTTGCTGCTACTATGGCTGTATTAGAAGCTACAGACTTAGAGCACGGTCCGTTAGAAGGAGTTTTTACAATCGACGAAGAAACAGGAATGTTTGGAGCAGTAGCTATTCGTCCCGGATTTATAGAAGGAAAAATAATGCTTAACTTAGATTCGGAACTTGATGGCGAACTATACATAGGTTGTGCAGGTGGAGCTGATGTAGAAATACAATTTCAGTACGAAGACGAAGAGTGGATATCTAAAGACGATATTGCAGTAAAAGTTTCTTTAACCGGACTTAAAGGCGGACACAGTGGAGTAGATATTCATCTTGGCAGAGCTAATGCTAATAAGCTTATGTTTCGTTTCTTAAAAGAAGCTATGCAAACTTACAACATTCGTCTTTCTTCAATATCTGGAGGAACTTTGCGTAACGCTATCCCAAGAGAAGCATTTGCAATTATCGTTATAGACGGAAAAGATAAATACGATAAAGTTAAAGCGATGATTGCAGGCTATGAAGATTTGTTTAATCAAGAATATAAAGGAATAGAAAACAAGATAAATTTCAAATCTGAGTTTGTAGATATAACAACCGATATGAAACTTATTCCTAAAAACATACAAACTAAACTTACTCACGCAATAACAGCTTGTCCTAACGGAGTGGTAAATATGTTTGCAGAACTTGATAACACTGTCGAAACGTCTATTAACGCAGCTATTGTAAAATCAGAAGAAGGAATTACCGATGTAAAGTTTTTAGCTCGTAGTTCTTCCGAAAGCAAAAAGATGGCTATTTGTAGTGCAGCCGAAAGTGTATTTGCATTGGCAGACGCCGATAGCATAGAAACAGGTAATAGTTATCCGGGCTGGGATCCAAATCCACAATCAGAAATACTGGCAATAATGTCTGATGTGTATGAAAAACAAAGAGGAGAAAAACCCAAAGTACAAGTAATGCACGCAGGCTTAGAGTGTGGAATTATACTTTCTAATGTTCCTGGTTTAGATACCGTATCATTCGGGCCAACAATTAGATTCCCTCATTCTCCAGATGAAAAAGTTGAAATAGCATCTGTAGAGAAGTTTTGGAACTATTTAGTAGAGATATTAAAGCAAGCTCCAAATAAATAA
- a CDS encoding hypothetical protein (product_source=Hypo-rule applied; cleavage_site_network=SignalP-noTM; superfamily=50370; transmembrane_helix_parts=Inside_1_4,TMhelix_5_23,Outside_24_400), whose amino-acid sequence MKKRLLFFVICFMAITFGQDLLAQSELPKTSTKTDPVWYYIKVKGSIASRQNRLFTASSDNVVGSYMDNVTPTNRNNYLWRFEKNGDVINIVSKQNNLLLTISDKSELTTAANSNVTWEIIPSASVTKQGYFQIKSNTGKYATQGSATVEYVVQAAATGGTDNSLFSFLRFDDSEPQVSTNTDIWYYIKSAETGQRDKYITDVNASTTDIVKFKVLTKETDDEKLCYQQWKVIKPTDTSSTMHFVNRATGNVIKTAYDYNSYFNVQSATEVGESNGWKLSFINLDQFAISGLDAQGITGYLNSSSTLKPATAIPLDVEFLNSSYAWRFVEIETDTHINKNISNPFENVDIRVEDRRVIVEGANDYSVYHISGFQVGKDIQLPVGVYLIVINGSTKSILVK is encoded by the coding sequence ATGAAAAAAAGATTACTATTTTTTGTAATCTGTTTTATGGCAATAACCTTTGGGCAAGATTTATTGGCTCAATCTGAATTGCCTAAAACAAGTACAAAAACAGACCCTGTGTGGTATTACATTAAGGTTAAGGGAAGTATAGCTTCGCGACAAAACAGATTGTTTACTGCAAGTAGCGATAATGTAGTTGGTAGTTATATGGATAATGTAACTCCAACCAATAGGAATAACTACTTGTGGCGTTTTGAAAAAAACGGCGATGTGATTAATATTGTTAGCAAACAAAACAACTTATTGTTAACAATAAGCGATAAATCGGAGCTTACAACAGCTGCAAACTCTAATGTTACTTGGGAAATTATACCTTCTGCTTCGGTAACAAAACAAGGCTATTTTCAAATAAAATCAAATACGGGTAAATATGCTACTCAAGGTAGTGCAACTGTAGAATACGTAGTGCAAGCAGCAGCAACAGGAGGCACAGATAATTCGTTATTCTCTTTCTTAAGATTTGACGATAGTGAACCTCAAGTAAGCACTAATACGGATATATGGTACTATATAAAGAGTGCAGAAACTGGGCAAAGAGATAAATATATAACAGATGTGAATGCTTCGACGACCGACATTGTTAAATTTAAAGTTTTAACAAAAGAAACTGACGATGAAAAGCTTTGTTATCAACAATGGAAAGTAATTAAACCTACCGATACAAGTTCTACAATGCATTTTGTTAATAGAGCTACAGGGAATGTGATTAAAACAGCTTACGATTACAATAGCTATTTTAATGTTCAATCGGCAACAGAAGTAGGAGAGAGTAATGGTTGGAAACTTTCTTTTATAAATTTAGACCAATTTGCAATATCTGGATTAGATGCTCAAGGCATTACAGGGTATCTAAATTCTTCTTCAACCTTAAAGCCAGCTACTGCTATTCCTTTAGATGTGGAGTTTCTAAATTCGTCTTATGCTTGGCGTTTTGTAGAGATAGAAACAGATACACATATAAATAAAAACATATCAAATCCTTTTGAAAATGTAGATATAAGAGTAGAAGATAGAAGAGTAATTGTAGAAGGAGCAAACGATTATTCTGTTTATCACATTTCAGGATTTCAGGTTGGTAAAGATATTCAACTGCCAGTTGGTGTTTATCTTATCGTAATAAACGGTAGCACTAAGTCTATATTGGTTAAATAA
- a CDS encoding hypothetical protein (product_source=Hypo-rule applied), with amino-acid sequence MKYGIFRELVAFHKTQCIIKKSDCILPHNSLRLEQKHSQIF; translated from the coding sequence ATGAAATATGGGATTTTTAGAGAATTAGTAGCTTTTCACAAAACTCAGTGTATTATTAAAAAATCTGACTGTATTTTACCTCACAACTCACTGAGATTAGAGCAAAAACACAGTCAGATTTTTTAA
- a CDS encoding hypothetical protein (product_source=COG3943; cog=COG3943; pfam=PF13310; superfamily=46785): MLIYQNEKGNTKIDVFFHNENIWMTQKSLAELYQVTVPTVNEHIKAIINDGEVDGAATIRKFLIVQIEGERAVEREPLHYSFEMILAIGYRVRSKVGIHFRNWATSILREYVQKGFAMNDERLKNPKPFGVDYFDELLERIKDIRASEARFYEKIKAIYATSFDYDKDDEKAQLFFQTVQNKMHYSIHGHTAAELIALRADSSQDNMGLTSFKGARVRKGDINIAKNYLTEEEVSELNRIVVMYLDYAEDQARRHQKMYMADWEIKLNDFMQFTGRTVLTNAGTVSADMAKQKAEIEYRKFDLNRKQIGEDISNLISEVKQIKISKDN; encoded by the coding sequence ATGCTTATTTATCAGAATGAAAAAGGGAACACTAAAATTGATGTCTTTTTTCATAATGAAAATATTTGGATGACACAAAAATCGTTAGCCGAGTTATATCAGGTTACAGTACCAACTGTTAATGAGCATATTAAAGCGATTATAAATGATGGAGAGGTAGATGGAGCGGCAACTATTCGGAAATTCCTAATAGTTCAAATTGAAGGAGAAAGAGCAGTAGAAAGAGAACCCTTGCATTATAGTTTTGAAATGATATTGGCTATTGGTTATAGGGTAAGGTCGAAAGTAGGAATTCATTTTCGCAATTGGGCAACCTCTATTTTGAGAGAATATGTACAAAAAGGGTTTGCTATGAATGATGAAAGATTGAAAAATCCTAAGCCTTTTGGTGTTGATTATTTCGATGAGCTTTTAGAGAGAATAAAGGATATTAGGGCTTCGGAAGCTCGTTTTTACGAAAAGATCAAAGCCATTTATGCAACTTCATTTGATTATGATAAAGATGACGAAAAAGCTCAACTATTCTTTCAGACTGTACAGAATAAAATGCATTATAGCATTCATGGACATACAGCCGCAGAGCTTATAGCCTTACGAGCTGACTCAAGCCAAGACAATATGGGTTTAACTTCATTCAAGGGAGCAAGAGTAAGAAAAGGAGATATAAATATTGCTAAAAACTACTTGACAGAAGAAGAAGTTTCTGAGCTTAATAGGATTGTTGTTATGTATCTTGATTATGCAGAAGATCAAGCACGAAGGCATCAGAAAATGTATATGGCAGATTGGGAAATTAAATTGAATGATTTTATGCAGTTTACAGGAAGAACTGTTCTGACAAATGCAGGAACAGTAAGTGCAGATATGGCAAAGCAAAAGGCAGAAATTGAATATAGAAAATTTGACTTAAACAGAAAACAAATAGGAGAGGATATTTCTAATTTGATTTCAGAAGTAAAACAAATTAAAATTAGTAAGGATAATTGA
- a CDS encoding hypothetical protein (product_source=Hypo-rule applied; cath_funfam=2.60.120.260; pfam=PF00754,PF13402,PF17291; smart=SM01276; superfamily=49785,54909): MNKIKYTLIALVIVFSNITSYAQDERILSFTIDPIHTIQNLSDIKVKVKSATASEFEDGENIDKALDGDMNTMYHSSYDNTVFPVTLQFNFEDNTILDNFIYYPRIKGSNGCFEEIEVLYKLKDEKETSIGKFNFQGSYSPSKVTFPNTLENVEYVKILVNSGLGFLDFKFASCAEIEFYRANSNVNLSDYFIDDVYSGIKEGVTKEDIMATDMPLFFKILAAEFIEGTYSKARIRDYEAYRPVTALKAELKTNNNYNQYENPTGIYIEANKQIAIFVGETHGESLSFNVRNWNTGEERIYILSKGINFITSAVEGNSYIDYYTNNFKTAKPIRIHIYGGKDNGVFYGNGISTNDDWKALLANASSDYLDIVGKYVNLTYYVSALKTHCPSTGVELINIYDEIIEHQFELMGLFKYERVPKNHMFGRNTLTGFMSAGAIGANFQYGTLSDIGNFEKIVQGGNSWGIAHEFGHINQISPDLRWVGTAECTNNVYSSYTQYVLQKKYSKLDLRLEHETCKDVLDSEGGVSVIGGRFNAYLHYGVLKGENWIFQWGPDAGQDRTSSDHFVKLVPLWQLNLYFKIVEGAEWSQPHWYADICELVRLDTKSYSHGQRQINFIKRACEVTKTDLTEFFEKAGMLKPISKTLDDYGYGTLTITEAMCKEVKDYVAANPSWKKPDGMINYISGNTVDIYENKENVVGTLNAGVKGEGVSRTISHSVWKNAVAYETYKENELVRITMAGTGTKDNSSTRVPYPAGSTKIVAVSWNGVRTTVYQPN; this comes from the coding sequence ATGAACAAAATAAAATACACATTAATCGCATTGGTAATTGTTTTTAGTAATATAACCAGTTATGCGCAAGACGAGAGAATACTATCATTTACAATTGATCCTATACACACTATCCAAAATTTATCAGATATTAAAGTTAAGGTTAAGAGTGCAACAGCATCTGAGTTTGAAGATGGGGAAAATATAGATAAAGCTCTTGATGGTGATATGAATACTATGTATCATTCGAGTTACGACAATACTGTGTTCCCTGTTACTCTTCAATTTAATTTTGAAGACAACACTATTCTCGATAATTTCATTTATTATCCAAGAATAAAAGGAAGTAATGGTTGTTTTGAAGAAATTGAGGTTTTGTATAAACTTAAAGACGAGAAAGAAACATCTATTGGTAAATTTAATTTCCAAGGAAGTTATTCGCCTTCCAAGGTTACATTCCCAAATACATTAGAAAATGTAGAATATGTTAAGATATTGGTGAATTCAGGATTGGGTTTTTTAGATTTCAAATTTGCCAGTTGTGCAGAGATAGAGTTTTATAGAGCAAATTCGAATGTTAACTTATCTGATTACTTTATCGACGATGTTTATTCGGGAATTAAAGAAGGTGTAACAAAAGAAGACATAATGGCTACTGATATGCCATTATTCTTTAAGATTTTAGCTGCTGAATTTATAGAAGGTACATACTCTAAAGCAAGAATAAGAGACTATGAAGCCTATCGACCAGTAACAGCATTAAAAGCAGAACTTAAAACAAACAATAACTACAACCAATACGAGAATCCGACAGGGATATATATAGAAGCTAATAAACAAATAGCTATATTTGTGGGAGAGACTCACGGTGAAAGCCTATCTTTTAATGTTAGGAATTGGAATACGGGAGAGGAGAGAATTTACATTTTATCAAAAGGTATTAATTTCATTACTTCAGCAGTAGAAGGGAACTCTTATATTGATTATTATACTAATAATTTCAAAACAGCAAAACCTATCCGTATTCATATTTATGGAGGTAAAGATAATGGAGTATTTTATGGTAATGGTATTTCTACTAACGACGATTGGAAAGCTTTATTAGCAAATGCCTCAAGCGATTATCTTGATATAGTAGGTAAATACGTAAACCTTACTTATTATGTTTCGGCACTAAAAACTCATTGTCCGTCAACAGGTGTAGAACTTATTAATATTTACGACGAAATAATAGAACATCAATTTGAATTGATGGGATTGTTTAAATATGAAAGAGTGCCTAAAAACCATATGTTTGGTAGAAATACATTAACTGGATTTATGTCGGCTGGAGCTATTGGAGCAAACTTTCAATACGGAACTTTAAGTGATATTGGTAATTTTGAGAAAATTGTACAAGGAGGTAATAGTTGGGGGATTGCTCACGAGTTCGGACACATAAACCAAATAAGTCCGGATCTGAGATGGGTTGGAACAGCAGAGTGCACAAACAACGTTTATTCTTCTTACACTCAATATGTTTTACAGAAAAAATATTCTAAATTAGACTTGCGTTTAGAACACGAAACCTGCAAAGATGTATTAGACAGTGAAGGCGGAGTAAGTGTTATTGGTGGAAGATTTAATGCTTATCTGCATTATGGTGTGTTAAAAGGAGAAAATTGGATATTTCAATGGGGACCAGATGCAGGTCAAGATAGAACTTCGTCTGATCACTTTGTGAAATTAGTTCCTCTATGGCAGCTTAACTTATACTTCAAGATAGTAGAAGGAGCCGAATGGAGTCAACCTCATTGGTATGCCGATATTTGTGAATTAGTAAGATTAGACACAAAGAGCTATTCGCACGGACAACGCCAGATAAACTTTATAAAAAGAGCTTGTGAAGTTACAAAAACAGACTTAACAGAGTTTTTTGAAAAAGCAGGAATGTTAAAACCTATCAGCAAAACGTTAGACGATTATGGATATGGTACTTTAACAATAACAGAAGCTATGTGTAAGGAAGTAAAAGACTATGTTGCTGCAAACCCTTCTTGGAAAAAACCTGATGGAATGATTAATTATATTAGTGGTAATACTGTAGATATTTACGAAAATAAAGAAAACGTTGTAGGTACTCTTAATGCAGGTGTAAAAGGAGAGGGAGTTTCAAGAACCATCAGTCATTCGGTTTGGAAAAATGCTGTTGCTTATGAAACGTACAAAGAGAATGAACTTGTACGTATAACTATGGCTGGTACAGGAACAAAAGATAATTCATCAACACGTGTTCCTTACCCAGCAGGATCAACTAAAATTGTAGCTGTATCGTGGAACGGAGTTAGAACAACCGTTTATCAGCCAAATTAA
- a CDS encoding GTP-binding protein LepA (product_source=KO:K03596; cath_funfam=2.40.30.10,3.30.70.240,3.30.70.870,3.40.50.300; cog=COG0481; ko=KO:K03596; pfam=PF00009,PF00679,PF03144,PF06421; superfamily=52540,54980; tigrfam=TIGR01393), with product MKNIRNFCIIAHIDHGKSTLADRLLEYTKTVEGKSMQAQLLDDMDLERERGITIKSHAIQMKYNYKGEEYILNLIDTPGHVDFSYEVSRSIAACEGALLIVDAAQGIQAQTISNLYMAIENDLEIIPVMNKIDLANAMPEEVEDQIVELLGIDRKEILRASGKTGEGVFDILNAVVEKVPAPKGDPDAPLQALIFDSVFNPFRGIIAYFKIVNGSIKKGDLVKFVATEKEYEADEVGVLKLNMLPQQEISCGNVGYIISGIKVSKEVKVGDTITHVKRPCDKAIEGFEEVKPMVFAGLYPIDSEDFENLRASLEKLQLNDASLTFQPESSIALGFGFRCGFLGLLHMEIVQERLDREFNMDVITTVPNVSYNVYDKQGECREVHNPAGLPEPTLIDHIEEPYIRASVITSTKYIGPIMTLCLGKRGILVKQDYISGDRVEIIYDLPLGEIVIDFYDKLKSISKGYASFDYHMHDYRPSKLVKLDILLNGEQVDALSTLTHFDNAVTFGRRMCEKLKELIPRQQFDVAIQAAIGAKIIARETIKAVRKDVTAKCYGGDISRKRKLLEKQKEGKKRMKQVGNVEVPQKAFLAVLKLD from the coding sequence ATGAAAAATATTCGTAATTTTTGTATTATAGCTCATATCGACCATGGTAAAAGTACTTTGGCCGATCGTTTATTAGAGTATACTAAAACTGTAGAAGGGAAATCTATGCAAGCCCAGTTATTAGATGATATGGACTTGGAACGTGAACGTGGAATAACTATTAAAAGTCATGCTATTCAAATGAAGTATAACTATAAAGGAGAAGAATACATTCTTAACCTTATAGATACTCCAGGGCACGTCGACTTTTCGTACGAAGTTTCTCGTTCCATAGCTGCTTGCGAGGGTGCTTTGCTTATTGTAGATGCCGCACAAGGTATACAGGCTCAAACTATTTCTAACCTATATATGGCAATAGAGAATGATCTTGAGATTATTCCCGTAATGAATAAAATAGACTTAGCAAACGCTATGCCTGAAGAGGTTGAAGACCAAATCGTAGAACTATTAGGTATAGATAGAAAAGAAATACTACGCGCAAGTGGAAAAACAGGAGAGGGTGTATTTGATATACTAAATGCGGTAGTTGAAAAAGTTCCAGCTCCTAAAGGAGACCCAGATGCACCACTACAAGCTTTAATATTTGATTCGGTATTTAATCCTTTTAGAGGTATAATAGCTTATTTCAAAATTGTAAATGGGTCAATTAAAAAAGGCGACTTAGTAAAATTTGTTGCTACAGAAAAAGAATACGAAGCTGATGAAGTGGGGGTATTAAAATTAAATATGTTACCTCAACAAGAAATAAGCTGTGGTAATGTAGGGTATATTATTTCTGGAATAAAAGTATCTAAAGAGGTTAAAGTAGGAGATACAATTACTCACGTTAAACGTCCGTGCGATAAGGCTATAGAAGGTTTTGAAGAAGTTAAACCTATGGTTTTTGCAGGACTTTATCCTATTGATAGCGAAGATTTTGAAAATCTACGAGCTTCGTTAGAAAAACTACAATTAAACGATGCGTCATTAACCTTTCAACCTGAGTCTTCGATAGCTTTAGGCTTCGGATTTCGTTGTGGATTTTTAGGTTTATTACACATGGAGATAGTACAAGAACGTTTAGACCGTGAGTTTAATATGGATGTTATAACTACCGTTCCTAACGTATCTTACAATGTTTATGATAAACAAGGAGAGTGTAGAGAGGTTCATAACCCTGCAGGTTTGCCAGAGCCTACTCTTATCGACCACATAGAAGAGCCTTACATTAGAGCTTCGGTTATTACAAGCACTAAATATATTGGACCAATAATGACTCTTTGTCTTGGTAAAAGAGGTATATTAGTGAAGCAAGATTATATATCGGGAGATCGTGTAGAGATTATATACGATTTACCTTTGGGCGAAATTGTTATCGACTTCTACGATAAACTAAAAAGTATCTCCAAAGGATATGCATCTTTCGATTATCATATGCACGATTATCGTCCCTCTAAATTGGTTAAGTTAGATATATTGTTAAATGGAGAGCAAGTTGATGCTCTTTCTACACTAACACACTTTGATAATGCCGTAACTTTTGGTAGACGAATGTGTGAAAAACTAAAAGAACTTATTCCTCGTCAACAATTTGATGTGGCAATTCAGGCTGCAATAGGGGCTAAGATTATAGCAAGAGAAACAATTAAGGCGGTGCGTAAAGATGTTACGGCTAAATGTTATGGAGGTGATATAAGCCGAAAACGTAAATTGTTAGAAAAACAAAAAGAAGGAAAGAAAAGAATGAAACAGGTAGGAAATGTAGAAGTTCCTCAAAAGGCTTTCCTTGCTGTGCTGAAGCTGGATTAG